The Gemmatimonadota bacterium genome has a segment encoding these proteins:
- a CDS encoding sulfotransferase has translation MFETLLNHPLMGGRASSWLALLARHRFEIDPRYIPRALTVSAVTALLAPLRLLHRVRFGGGSAIVPSRPLFIIGHYRSGTTHLNNLLGCDPQFATMATTQAILPELFRFAAIPRVFRAVLPATRPMDNMAMAPELPEEPEHALGAMSQSCLYHGFCFPRAFHENYRSWVSFESGDQDGERVARWRDQYRVLLAMASGVGGGRPVLAKNPADTGRVPHLLQAFPDARLIFLVRDPVVTYASTLKFYRAMLDDYALQSIDRAALREIVLATGEAMLGAYLQARDAVPAGALVEVRFEDLESNPEGTLARVYSSLDLDGFENARPSFARYLRSQEGYRKNAFDVPTDEVAEVRRRWGPLFHFWGYGSPPARLLERVLVQGDESTGS, from the coding sequence GTGTTCGAGACACTGCTGAATCACCCGCTCATGGGAGGACGCGCCAGTAGCTGGCTTGCCCTCCTCGCCCGTCACCGCTTCGAGATTGATCCCCGGTACATCCCTCGTGCCCTCACGGTGTCGGCGGTCACGGCGCTCCTGGCCCCGCTCCGCCTGTTGCACCGCGTGCGCTTCGGAGGCGGATCCGCGATCGTGCCCTCTCGACCGCTGTTCATCATCGGACACTATCGCAGCGGGACCACGCACCTCAACAACCTGCTCGGCTGTGATCCGCAGTTTGCTACCATGGCCACGACGCAGGCTATCCTGCCAGAGCTCTTCCGTTTTGCGGCGATTCCGCGCGTCTTCCGCGCCGTGTTACCAGCGACCAGGCCGATGGACAACATGGCGATGGCGCCCGAGTTGCCCGAGGAGCCGGAGCATGCCCTCGGCGCGATGTCCCAGTCTTGCCTGTATCATGGCTTCTGCTTTCCGCGGGCTTTCCACGAGAACTACCGAAGCTGGGTGTCCTTCGAGTCCGGGGATCAGGACGGGGAGCGCGTGGCGCGCTGGCGCGACCAGTATCGTGTCCTCCTCGCGATGGCGTCGGGCGTTGGTGGCGGCCGGCCGGTGCTGGCGAAGAATCCGGCGGACACGGGGCGCGTGCCGCACCTGCTCCAGGCGTTTCCGGACGCGCGCCTGATCTTCCTGGTGCGTGATCCGGTCGTCACGTATGCGAGCACGCTCAAGTTCTATCGCGCGATGCTGGACGACTACGCCCTCCAGTCGATCGACCGCGCCGCGCTCAGGGAGATCGTTCTGGCCACGGGTGAGGCCATGCTTGGCGCCTATCTCCAGGCGCGGGACGCCGTCCCTGCGGGAGCGCTGGTCGAAGTGCGCTTTGAGGATCTGGAATCCAACCCTGAGGGGACGCTCGCCCGCGTCTATTCCTCCCTGGACCTCGACGGGTTCGAGAATGCGCGCCCATCCTTTGCGCGATACCTCCGTTCGCAGGAGGGTTATCGAAAGAACGCCTTCGACGTTCCGACTGACGAGGTGGCGGAGGTGCGGCGACGCTGGGGGCCGCTCTTTCACTTCTGGGGGTACGGGTCGCCGCCAGCCCGGCTTCTCGAACGCGTGCTGGTCCAAGGGGACGAATCGACCGGTTCGTGA
- a CDS encoding beta-ketoacyl-[acyl-carrier-protein] synthase family protein, which produces MSSDRRRIAITGMGAVTPIGCGVEEFWRALHAGKSGVRHVRNPALLPFGVCIGGEVDLPAGASGLPPKMERRLGRHIILGVSAANEAITHAGFTPAEITRGGHRIGAIFGTGDAGDGLHYQMSRRIAEGTLDSVGAFYAVGAIPGTPPALFAKQHGLRGPNFAVSSACASSNHAFGVAAALIRTGQADVIFAGGTEGVVDVPAMAGFGVIGALSRRTGDPAAASRPFDTERDGFVLAEGAGVLCLEAWEHARARGATIYAELRGTAFTCDAHDMVRPHPDGEGAQRAMDEALRDAGLAPADIHLINAHGTSTLLGDLAESRALHSIFGQGSGGIPVHSTKSMTGHLIGAAGAVEAIASILAITRGVVHPSINVDTPDPALDLNVVREAMQAPIAHVLSNNFAFGGQNATIILSHPDA; this is translated from the coding sequence ATGTCATCCGATCGTCGCCGCATCGCCATCACGGGAATGGGTGCCGTTACCCCCATCGGGTGCGGCGTGGAAGAGTTCTGGCGTGCCCTGCACGCCGGGAAGAGCGGGGTGCGCCACGTCCGCAATCCGGCGCTGTTGCCGTTCGGGGTCTGCATAGGCGGCGAGGTCGACCTCCCGGCTGGTGCAAGCGGACTTCCTCCCAAGATGGAGCGCCGACTAGGGCGTCATATCATCCTCGGCGTCTCGGCAGCGAACGAAGCCATCACCCACGCGGGGTTCACCCCAGCGGAAATCACACGGGGTGGGCATCGGATCGGGGCCATCTTCGGGACGGGAGACGCCGGAGACGGTCTGCACTACCAGATGTCGCGGCGCATCGCCGAGGGGACCCTGGATTCGGTCGGAGCGTTCTATGCCGTTGGCGCGATTCCCGGGACGCCACCGGCCCTCTTCGCCAAGCAACATGGCCTGCGCGGGCCCAACTTCGCCGTCAGCTCCGCGTGCGCGAGCAGCAATCACGCGTTTGGGGTGGCCGCCGCCCTGATTCGTACCGGTCAGGCCGACGTGATTTTCGCCGGCGGAACGGAAGGCGTGGTGGACGTGCCGGCCATGGCCGGCTTTGGCGTGATCGGTGCCCTGTCGCGTCGCACCGGGGATCCCGCGGCGGCGAGCCGTCCCTTCGACACGGAGCGGGACGGGTTCGTCTTGGCGGAAGGCGCAGGGGTGTTGTGCCTGGAGGCGTGGGAACATGCCCGCGCGCGTGGGGCCACGATCTACGCCGAGTTGCGCGGGACGGCGTTTACCTGCGATGCGCACGACATGGTGAGGCCGCACCCTGACGGGGAGGGCGCCCAGCGGGCGATGGACGAGGCCTTGCGCGACGCCGGGCTCGCGCCCGCCGACATTCACCTGATCAACGCGCACGGGACCTCCACGCTCCTCGGTGATCTCGCCGAATCGCGGGCGCTGCACTCCATCTTTGGTCAGGGGAGCGGCGGCATCCCGGTGCACAGCACCAAGTCGATGACCGGGCACCTGATCGGCGCCGCCGGCGCGGTGGAGGCGATCGCGTCGATCCTCGCCATCACGCGCGGGGTGGTGCATCCGTCGATCAACGTCGACACCCCGGACCCCGCGCTGGACCTCAACGTGGTCCGCGAGGCGATGCAGGCACCCATCGCGCACGTCCTGTCCAACAACTTTGCGTTCGGCGGCCAGAACGCCACCATCATCCTGAGTCATCCCGATGCCTGA
- a CDS encoding beta-ketoacyl-[acyl-carrier-protein] synthase family protein, protein MPDLRQPGRRVVVTGMATINPLGDQLDAYLEALLAGRSGIGPWRTLDARHLECRVGGDLGDYDTAAALARLRPQLPVAMGRTAHRLMRATNFSARLTMLTALDAWCHAGLSGADVDRWRVSVPVGGHNVNSRYIAENATRYRDDPDAMDALAGIHGLDTNVAGCVAEALQARGPTMTLGGACASGNLALRAGWRDITTGEADIAVVCGAPFDMTEMDVHASAVLSAVVVDPTLQEDPTRASRPFDVRRAGFVPSHGAATIVLESLDHARARHASIHAELLGVRANGNASHLPTPSWEMQAKLIRALLDGTGVAADQVDYVNCHATSTPLGDGEESRALREVFGAHAARLRVNAPKSMLGHTCWAAPLVETIGGILQMRAGRLHPSINVDTQDPAIELDVCREGAVDCDAQVMLKNAFGFGGINCSSLFAREAA, encoded by the coding sequence ATGCCTGACCTCCGCCAGCCGGGACGTCGCGTGGTGGTGACCGGGATGGCCACCATCAACCCGCTGGGTGACCAGCTCGACGCCTACCTCGAGGCGTTGCTCGCGGGGCGTTCCGGGATCGGTCCCTGGCGTACGCTGGACGCCCGGCACCTGGAGTGCCGGGTGGGCGGTGATCTCGGAGATTACGACACGGCTGCCGCATTGGCGCGGCTCCGTCCCCAACTCCCGGTTGCCATGGGACGCACGGCGCACCGCCTGATGCGCGCAACCAACTTTTCGGCGCGCCTGACCATGCTGACGGCACTCGACGCCTGGTGTCATGCGGGGTTGTCCGGGGCAGACGTTGATCGGTGGCGGGTGAGCGTCCCGGTGGGAGGCCACAACGTGAACTCGCGCTACATCGCCGAGAACGCCACGCGATATCGTGACGACCCCGACGCCATGGATGCACTCGCCGGGATTCACGGCCTGGACACCAACGTGGCCGGGTGCGTGGCGGAGGCGCTGCAGGCGCGTGGGCCGACGATGACCCTGGGCGGGGCGTGCGCGAGCGGGAACCTCGCCTTGCGGGCCGGCTGGCGGGACATCACGACAGGCGAGGCCGACATCGCGGTGGTGTGTGGGGCGCCGTTCGACATGACCGAGATGGACGTGCATGCGTCGGCGGTACTGAGCGCCGTGGTCGTCGATCCGACACTGCAGGAGGATCCGACGCGGGCGTCGCGACCGTTCGATGTCCGTCGCGCCGGGTTCGTGCCGTCGCATGGGGCCGCGACGATCGTGTTGGAATCGCTGGACCACGCCCGCGCCCGACACGCATCGATCCACGCGGAGCTCCTCGGCGTGCGGGCCAACGGCAACGCGTCGCACCTCCCCACCCCAAGCTGGGAGATGCAGGCCAAGCTCATTCGCGCGCTCCTGGATGGAACCGGAGTGGCCGCCGACCAGGTGGATTATGTGAACTGTCATGCCACAAGTACGCCGCTGGGCGACGGTGAGGAGTCGCGGGCTTTGCGCGAGGTCTTCGGGGCCCACGCCGCCCGGCTGCGAGTCAATGCGCCCAAGTCGATGCTGGGGCACACCTGCTGGGCGGCGCCGCTGGTCGAGACCATTGGCGGCATCCTCCAGATGCGGGCCGGTCGCCTGCACCCGTCGATCAACGTGGACACGCAGGATCCGGCGATCGAGCTGGACGTCTGTCGCGAGGGAGCCGTGGACTGCGACGCGCAGGTGATGCTGAAGAACGCCTTCGGTTTTGGCGGGATCAACTGCAGCAGCCTGTTTGCGCGGGAGGCCGCATGA
- a CDS encoding SDR family oxidoreductase yields MSRPGVLVTGGSRGIGRAIVGELVAAGYPCCFTWVQDQAAAEATLAGVRERHPGAMVECLQLDVRDPAAVDAAVDQATERLGTIGGLVNNAAIVRNNAAVMMSNEEWDDVLRTDLFGPFYVARALLMHFLSRRDGRIVNISSVAAGGCSGGVNYAAAKSGLEGMTRTLAREYGSRGVRCNAVSVGYVPTDLTAASLSPQLERYWTEYCPLRRVATGEEVARVVRFLLSDDASFVNGEVLSVAGGLTYSP; encoded by the coding sequence ATGAGCCGCCCCGGGGTGCTGGTGACCGGTGGCTCCCGCGGAATCGGGCGGGCCATCGTCGGGGAACTCGTCGCGGCCGGATACCCCTGCTGTTTCACCTGGGTGCAGGACCAGGCGGCCGCCGAGGCGACACTCGCGGGGGTGCGGGAGCGACATCCCGGGGCCATGGTCGAGTGCCTGCAGCTCGACGTGCGTGATCCCGCGGCGGTCGACGCCGCGGTGGACCAGGCGACCGAACGACTGGGGACCATCGGCGGGTTGGTCAACAACGCGGCGATCGTGCGGAACAACGCGGCCGTGATGATGAGCAATGAGGAATGGGACGACGTCCTGCGTACCGACCTCTTCGGACCGTTTTATGTGGCGCGGGCGCTGCTCATGCACTTCCTGTCGCGCCGCGATGGGCGGATCGTGAACATCAGCTCGGTGGCGGCCGGTGGGTGCAGCGGTGGGGTGAACTACGCGGCGGCGAAGTCGGGGTTGGAGGGTATGACCCGCACCCTCGCCCGCGAGTATGGGAGCCGCGGGGTGCGCTGCAATGCGGTCAGTGTCGGGTACGTGCCGACCGACCTGACGGCGGCGAGTCTCTCGCCGCAGTTGGAGCGCTACTGGACGGAGTATTGCCCGCTCCGCCGTGTGGCCACGGGTGAAGAGGTGGCACGGGTCGTCCGCTTTCTCCTGTCGGACGACGCCTCGTTCGTGAACGGCGAAGTGCTCTCGGTCGCCGGCGGCCTGACGTACTCGCCATGA
- a CDS encoding hydroxymethylglutaryl-CoA synthase family protein gives MTTRPVGIDALNLYGGSMALALADLARARGVDPGRTLGGLMVEQRAVFPPWEDVVTMAATAARPLVEEMDRAEIGLLVVGTESGIDYGKPISTQLLNLLGLGSHIRNYEVKHACYSGVAALTIALDWIRAGHHRGRKALVIASDASREHLGELHEYVLGGCATAMVVSDAPRVLECDPARGTWSCHRYDTFRPTAIREVGNGDLSLLTYLEALEESWTDYCSVVPDTRFTDDFDRLVFHTPFAGMASQAHRTLCGVVGYRGRAAIAEDFARRVRPSLAFAQALGSPYASSNFAALASLVGTDPELPEGARVGCFSYGSGAIGEWYRVRVMPGARAVVARRGIPSALAERRTVTVAEYEANERARTVIVDAPGATPARDVVPGLMATHYDGRPRLVLEEVRDYQRIYRWGDQ, from the coding sequence ATGACCACGCGCCCGGTAGGCATCGATGCCCTGAACCTGTACGGCGGGTCGATGGCGCTCGCCCTCGCCGACCTCGCACGCGCGCGTGGGGTAGACCCCGGTCGCACCCTCGGCGGCTTGATGGTCGAGCAGCGAGCGGTGTTCCCACCGTGGGAGGACGTCGTGACGATGGCGGCGACGGCAGCCCGTCCCCTGGTCGAGGAAATGGACCGGGCCGAGATCGGCCTCCTGGTCGTCGGGACCGAAAGCGGCATCGACTACGGCAAGCCGATCTCCACGCAACTGCTGAATCTGCTTGGGCTCGGCAGCCACATCCGCAATTATGAGGTGAAACACGCCTGCTACAGCGGCGTGGCCGCGCTGACGATCGCGCTCGACTGGATTCGCGCGGGACACCATCGGGGCCGCAAGGCGCTGGTGATTGCGAGCGATGCCAGTCGGGAGCACCTCGGCGAGTTGCACGAGTATGTCCTTGGCGGCTGCGCGACGGCGATGGTGGTCAGCGATGCGCCGCGAGTGCTGGAGTGTGACCCCGCCCGCGGTACTTGGTCGTGCCATCGCTACGACACGTTCCGGCCCACGGCCATTCGCGAGGTGGGGAACGGCGACCTCAGCCTGCTCACGTACCTCGAGGCGCTGGAGGAGTCCTGGACCGACTACTGCAGCGTGGTCCCGGACACGCGCTTCACCGACGACTTCGATCGCCTGGTCTTTCACACTCCGTTCGCCGGCATGGCGAGCCAGGCCCATCGCACCCTGTGCGGGGTCGTCGGGTACCGCGGGCGCGCGGCCATCGCCGAGGACTTCGCACGGCGCGTGCGGCCGTCGCTGGCCTTTGCCCAGGCGTTAGGCAGCCCGTACGCGTCGTCAAACTTTGCCGCGCTCGCCAGCCTCGTCGGCACGGATCCGGAGCTGCCCGAGGGAGCCCGGGTGGGATGCTTTAGCTATGGGTCGGGAGCCATAGGGGAGTGGTATCGCGTGCGCGTGATGCCGGGCGCCCGCGCGGTCGTTGCGCGACGTGGCATCCCATCGGCCCTCGCCGAACGGCGCACCGTGACGGTGGCTGAGTATGAGGCCAACGAACGCGCCCGCACCGTGATCGTCGACGCACCGGGGGCGACGCCGGCACGCGACGTGGTGCCGGGGCTGATGGCAACTCACTACGACGGGCGACCGCGGCTCGTCCTCGAGGAAGTCCGCGACTACCAGCGCATCTATCGTTGGGGGGACCAGTGA
- a CDS encoding enoyl-CoA hydratase/isomerase family protein encodes MARDTAPIITITLGTPEQPCWLDHATLDVIEAGLTTARGDARAIVLRGSRNAFCLGMASPEHPEPGALQAGINRFVEVLEGLRNGPLPVIAVVEGPVRGGGLALLAVADVVIATPAASCQLPELFLGLVPGVVGAYLVPARLSEGRMRYLAQSGATRTAEDACQDGLFDEVVAADALERRLRELLRQVGRASQRALQRGRRLLASGPATGRARRVRQGAAELVSLACGSTTTEHQLDAPVGHASDRPTPPVTWSVIEPGIAQVTMCDAASGNALSAPMLAGLRAALAEVSRCESLSVCILAGTPSVFSSGATAETLHHAAAGRVDLAEVELAGVVLDADVPVVAAVEGHAVGGGLVLAAACDVTILASESRYGATFTRLGITPGMGCTALLEELVGPGLAREMMYTGRTWRGADLLRRGVPGVRVLPRADVLTAALDLARDMCGSTPRVSRLLKQTLAVSRRERVDAALALERAAHRDILEHPETAQVILARVPVAEPLA; translated from the coding sequence TTGGCGCGCGACACCGCCCCCATCATCACCATCACGCTGGGCACGCCGGAACAGCCGTGCTGGCTCGACCACGCAACGCTCGACGTGATCGAGGCGGGCCTCACCACGGCACGTGGCGACGCGCGGGCCATCGTGCTGCGCGGCAGCAGGAACGCCTTCTGCCTGGGTATGGCGTCGCCGGAGCATCCCGAGCCGGGCGCACTCCAGGCAGGCATCAATCGCTTTGTCGAGGTGCTCGAGGGCCTTCGCAACGGCCCCCTGCCCGTCATCGCCGTGGTCGAGGGGCCCGTGCGTGGTGGGGGACTCGCGTTGCTCGCGGTGGCGGATGTGGTCATCGCCACCCCCGCCGCGAGCTGCCAGCTCCCCGAGTTGTTCCTCGGCCTCGTGCCCGGCGTGGTGGGAGCGTACCTCGTCCCCGCTCGACTTTCGGAAGGGCGTATGCGGTACCTCGCCCAGTCCGGTGCAACGCGCACCGCTGAGGACGCGTGCCAGGATGGCCTCTTCGACGAGGTGGTGGCCGCCGACGCGCTGGAGCGTCGACTGCGAGAGCTGCTGCGCCAGGTTGGCCGTGCCTCTCAGCGTGCCCTGCAACGCGGACGACGTCTCCTTGCATCGGGACCCGCCACCGGCCGCGCTCGACGTGTTCGCCAGGGCGCGGCCGAGTTGGTGTCCCTGGCATGCGGGAGTACCACCACCGAACACCAGCTCGACGCCCCCGTGGGCCATGCGTCCGACCGCCCCACGCCGCCGGTGACGTGGTCCGTCATCGAACCTGGAATTGCACAAGTCACCATGTGCGATGCAGCGAGTGGGAACGCACTGTCTGCGCCGATGTTGGCCGGCCTGCGCGCAGCCCTCGCCGAGGTCAGTCGCTGCGAGAGCCTCTCGGTGTGCATTCTCGCGGGAACACCGTCGGTGTTCAGCAGTGGGGCGACCGCCGAGACGCTGCACCATGCCGCCGCGGGTCGCGTGGACCTGGCGGAGGTCGAACTGGCTGGTGTGGTGCTCGATGCGGATGTACCGGTGGTGGCCGCCGTCGAAGGACACGCCGTGGGTGGCGGCCTGGTCCTCGCGGCCGCGTGCGACGTGACGATCCTGGCGAGCGAGTCACGGTATGGCGCGACCTTCACCCGGCTCGGCATCACCCCGGGGATGGGATGCACGGCACTGTTGGAAGAGCTGGTGGGTCCCGGGCTCGCCCGTGAGATGATGTATACGGGCCGAACCTGGCGCGGCGCCGACCTCCTGCGCCGCGGCGTGCCGGGCGTGCGGGTGCTCCCCCGGGCCGACGTATTGACGGCTGCCCTGGACCTGGCCCGCGACATGTGTGGCTCGACCCCACGGGTGTCCCGCCTCCTCAAGCAGACGTTGGCCGTCTCCCGACGCGAACGCGTGGACGCGGCACTGGCGCTCGAGCGAGCGGCGCACCGGGACATCCTCGAACATCCGGAGACGGCCCAGGTCATCCTGGCGCGTGTCCCCGTCGCGGAGCCGCTCGCATGA
- a CDS encoding SDR family oxidoreductase — protein MIDLSGRWALVTGGTRGIGRAAGLELARAGARCVLTHRWGSVDPDALVADYAAIGAQTPLIVEADVSRDADTVALLDAIRQHTDHLDIFVSNAGLSARVNSLEDYQWPALQRTLSYGAWPLARYLQLMQERLGRYPRHVIAVSSDGPDHFYPGYDFVATSKAVLEQLAKALAMHLAPHDVQVNAVRFGLVDTEATRAFFGDLPSWLQQLGIDGAMVLSPEACGRAIVALCSGYLDALTGQVITVDGGSGYRNNLIVLHQAAQRRPAVPSTP, from the coding sequence ATGATCGACCTGTCTGGGCGCTGGGCGCTGGTCACCGGTGGCACGCGGGGCATCGGTCGCGCGGCCGGGCTCGAGCTGGCGCGGGCCGGTGCGCGGTGTGTGCTGACGCACCGCTGGGGATCGGTAGACCCCGACGCGCTCGTCGCGGACTACGCGGCAATTGGTGCCCAAACGCCACTCATTGTCGAGGCGGACGTGTCGCGCGATGCGGATACGGTCGCCCTCCTCGACGCGATCCGCCAGCATACCGATCATCTCGACATCTTCGTCAGCAATGCGGGCCTCTCAGCCCGCGTGAACTCGCTGGAAGACTATCAATGGCCAGCGCTCCAGCGCACGCTCTCCTACGGCGCGTGGCCCCTTGCACGCTATCTGCAACTCATGCAGGAACGACTCGGCCGCTACCCACGGCACGTCATCGCCGTGTCGAGCGACGGCCCTGACCACTTCTACCCGGGCTACGACTTCGTCGCGACATCCAAGGCCGTGCTCGAGCAACTCGCGAAGGCCCTCGCGATGCACCTGGCTCCCCATGACGTCCAGGTGAATGCCGTGCGGTTCGGCCTCGTGGATACCGAGGCCACTCGGGCCTTCTTTGGAGATCTCCCGTCGTGGTTGCAGCAACTGGGCATCGACGGCGCCATGGTGCTGTCCCCGGAAGCCTGCGGTCGCGCGATCGTCGCCCTCTGCTCCGGGTACCTCGACGCCCTGACCGGACAGGTCATCACCGTGGACGGCGGCAGCGGCTACCGCAACAACCTCATCGTGCTACACCAGGCGGCGCAACGTCGCCCTGCTGTTCCTTCCACCCCCTGA
- a CDS encoding acyl carrier protein codes for MNKDDIVQVIVKNIRENVEDVGSAEIDPTRSMEAYGANSLDVIEIVSCSMRDLKIKVPRTELAQIRTVDELADKFLQHMQAA; via the coding sequence ATGAACAAGGACGACATCGTGCAGGTCATTGTGAAGAACATTCGCGAGAACGTCGAGGATGTGGGCAGCGCCGAGATTGACCCCACGCGCTCCATGGAAGCGTACGGGGCCAACTCACTGGACGTGATCGAGATCGTGTCCTGCTCCATGCGCGACCTCAAGATCAAGGTGCCGCGCACCGAACTCGCGCAGATCCGCACGGTGGACGAACTGGCAGACAAGTTCCTGCAGCACATGCAGGCGGCGTAG
- a CDS encoding aminotransferase class I/II-fold pyridoxal phosphate-dependent enzyme, with product MDAYRYSLADFYASDSPSVVEPPTDWSAWLAEPETQACMAFFEQPLLAAPRAATRIASRFDGTARDVINLTSYNYLGLATHPEVIGAARDALETYGLGASGAAMLSGTYDLHVRLAEQLAAFKGREACALFSGGLMANYGALQGMLRRGDVLVMDEKCHQSIIDGGTLARARNVFFRHNDPDALAAVLEAHRGKRVLVAVEGVYSMDGDLGDLTRLAPVCAAYGAPLYVDEAHSSLLFGRTGRGIAELQGVEDQVAVTFGTLSKAFGGVGGFICSTSAIVRYIKSYASAYAFSCAPSPVVVAGCLKALEVATRDHQLQDRLWHNVARVRANLEAMQLNLGDSASQVIPIIIGESAELLFDMARRVQERGVFLQPVDYPAVPADQRRFRLSVTAMLTDAQIDEACNVIEDEIAQGVRR from the coding sequence ATGGACGCCTACCGCTATAGCCTCGCGGACTTCTACGCGAGCGACAGCCCGTCGGTGGTCGAACCGCCGACCGATTGGAGCGCGTGGCTCGCCGAGCCCGAGACGCAGGCGTGCATGGCGTTCTTCGAGCAGCCGCTGCTCGCGGCACCGCGTGCGGCCACGCGTATCGCCTCCCGGTTTGACGGCACGGCACGCGACGTCATCAATCTCACGTCGTACAACTACCTCGGCCTTGCCACCCATCCGGAGGTCATCGGGGCGGCCCGTGACGCCCTCGAGACCTACGGTCTCGGGGCATCCGGCGCGGCGATGTTGTCGGGAACGTATGACCTGCACGTGCGTCTCGCCGAGCAGCTCGCCGCCTTCAAGGGCCGGGAAGCCTGCGCCCTGTTCTCCGGCGGCCTGATGGCCAACTACGGGGCGCTGCAGGGCATGCTGCGCCGCGGGGACGTGCTGGTGATGGACGAGAAGTGCCACCAGAGCATCATCGACGGTGGCACACTCGCCCGCGCCCGGAACGTCTTCTTTCGGCACAATGATCCCGACGCCTTGGCTGCCGTCCTGGAAGCCCATCGCGGCAAGCGCGTCCTGGTGGCCGTCGAGGGGGTCTACTCCATGGACGGTGACCTCGGCGACCTCACGCGACTGGCCCCGGTGTGCGCCGCCTATGGCGCGCCGCTGTATGTGGACGAGGCACACAGCAGCCTCCTGTTCGGTCGCACGGGACGGGGCATCGCCGAACTGCAGGGGGTCGAGGACCAGGTGGCGGTCACCTTTGGTACCCTCAGCAAGGCCTTTGGCGGGGTGGGTGGCTTTATCTGCAGCACCAGCGCCATCGTGCGCTACATCAAGTCATACGCGTCGGCGTATGCATTCTCCTGTGCGCCGTCGCCGGTCGTCGTGGCCGGCTGCCTCAAGGCGCTCGAGGTTGCGACCCGCGACCACCAGTTGCAGGATCGCCTGTGGCACAACGTGGCGCGCGTGCGCGCCAACCTCGAGGCCATGCAGCTGAACCTCGGGGACTCTGCCTCGCAGGTCATCCCGATCATCATCGGCGAGTCAGCGGAGCTCCTGTTTGACATGGCGCGACGCGTCCAGGAGCGCGGCGTGTTCCTCCAGCCGGTGGACTACCCGGCCGTCCCCGCCGACCAACGGCGGTTTCGGCTCTCGGTGACTGCCATGCTCACCGACGCACAAATCGATGAGGCGTGCAACGTGATCGAGGACGAGATTGCCCAGGGGGTGCGGCGATGA